From Quercus lobata isolate SW786 chromosome 11, ValleyOak3.0 Primary Assembly, whole genome shotgun sequence:
taagccGAATAGTAAAATAATCTAGCTTTTCAATTTGAAACCAAATGCACACAAGTAGTGTCTATCTCACCTTAAGATCTTATAaacatcaaaaccaaaaatataagtGTAGCTTTCTTACGAAGATATACTAGATCTAACTTAAattcatttatatttatatatatatataatttttgtcaaattattgTACACTCGTGAACGACTaatttcacttaaaaataaattaagagatAAAGTGTCTTTTGTCCTGATATGTTTCGTTTCACGcactcaacaacaacaacgtaaGGAAAAGGACACCGCGCAGGAAAACGGACAACGAAGATAAGCGCTGCACTTTCAACTGAGAGAAGGGCAAAAAGCTTGAAACTATATGAACAATATTTGTGGATCTATCATTATCAAGTCATTGTTTGATTAGGTCCAGTCACATACCGTAGCAATCGAAGAAAATAGTAGACTAGACTAGAGTCATCCTATTAAGTCAATGTTGTCTATACATATTTGTTACGTTGTTGTTGAGTGCGTGAAACAAAACATATTAGGACAAAAGACAGTTTatctcttaatttatttttaagtgaaattAGTCATTAACTCGTGATTGTTGCTCTAATATGTATAATTATGTGACTGCCTCCACACTACTTGCCACTTGTTTCATTAAGTTTCCTATTCCATATTAATGATTGATATCTtacttgttttctaattaagaTCCCTGATTTGTCTTGGATGATTGATATGATTATCTTGCTGTCATTTTGTATTGGTTCTAAATTGAATTCACTTACAGTTTGATTCATATAAATATCATGTTTTCTTATAGAGCAAAAGCCTGAAGAGAGCATACATGATGTTCTCTTTGATGGATAGAAACTAAACTGTTAGCTTCTGGGTAGTAAACCTTGAACCCATGAGGGATTCTCTAAATTCACAATGAGATAAACTGGAATCCTCCAAAGAAAAGTTTGAGAAAGACTCtgcaattttattgataataatgtGATTTGCCTTTGAcggctacaaaacatataaatactaagAAAGTAAAGCCCTAAGACGATTAGGAAATGTTTGAATCCCTAATTTGCACTAATTACAcgattaggtgacaaaataccaaaattttccaaaaatgacaaaattaagTTAAAGGCAGAATCATAAAATAATGATCTTAAAAGTCGTCTCAAAAGAAGTAGGGCCTTATTCtaacttttaaataaaaagttataaagaaaacaaaaattattataaatagtaGAATCACAATTTTCAAGGCCTAAATGGAGGAATTCGCTATTTTCAGGAGGTACCTCGTGACAATGAGATGACTATTGCTCAGAAGGTTGTTTCGCTTTAACTTGCCAAATTTCTTGCAATTCCGACTTCATGGCCAATGATTTCTACTAGTGCCTTGCGCGACGATTTCAAGCGCACGTGAGAGTCTAGGAATGTCATAGTGGTCTATTCTACattattttttcatgaaaaGTTGATTGTCAATCTAAATAGAAATGAGAGATAGAgaaccccaccccccccccccccccaaaaaaaaagccataTACTAGGCTTTGGAgatcaagaaaatttttgtcacACACTTCATGCACATCATATCCAAAATTGCGTGCAAGATGTCCACAATTTTTACACAAATATCCATAATAAACGAAAACAATGACAATGAAACCGGACAGATTTGTGATAATCACTGCCCTAGAGACAATGTGAAGCATAGTAACTTAAGAAACGTATATCGTTACACACTCAAAATAGTATACACTCCTTACACATCATAATCAGAATTGTGTACGGTGatttccataattttttgttttttacacaTCATATTCATCATGTCTTTTGACAATCTGGAGCCAATTCAAAAAGTTCAGATAAGTGATATAGAATCATTGATGCCTGAAGATGAGATTTGTGAGCCCACTAGCTCCTGTCTCATACTTCTAACCAAACAAATATACTACCTTGATATCTCTTATAACATCTAAATTATCCTTTCTGTCTTTGCTGGAAACAGTAGAGTTCTGCACAAAGGGCAGGTCACCTGACCCTCATCCACCCATCTATCCAGGCACTCCTTGTGAAACACATGGTAGCAATTACAAAGCTCTCTGATCTCATGGCTTCTCTCCACGCAATTCAAGCAGACAGAACATTCCATTTCCATATCCACGTCTTCATCATCATTCAGTGCTCTATGTCTTTCAACAAAACCACTATATTCTATCACAGGAACCCTCTTCTTGATCAACACCATTAGACTGTCGACTGCGATTAGTGATGGAGTTAAACCATCCATTACAAGAACATAACTAGTGGAATGTTCTTCAGTCTCAGCTGCTTGTTCTGGCGGTTTGAGCAGACCTAGACGTGTGAGGGCCACCATAACAATGAACTTTATATGGCCCAGCATGCCTAGTAAAGATCTAATGTTTATGGATTTTGCTATCTTCATTGCAATACAGACTAACCCCATGATTATTGTGAGAGAGGGAAATAGATGTTGAAGTggttgaaagaaaataaaccatGATATAGCTTGCACTTCTTTCCAAAATAGTTATTAAGAGAgctgtttcttttcttcgtGGTTGACATAtgataattatataaaatattatccCAACTCATCTGGGCCTGGTTGTACGAAATCAACAGGAAAGCAACTGTTGATAGTCAATACTTAATGCCGCGCGCTATATAGAGCGGATGCGCATatacttaatttttataaatactaGTTGCTGATCTGTCCGTTGTGTTgctccagaaattttttttttgggaggtcAATAGTGGTGGAGTTGGGAATTTGTTGTGAGTGGgggtgagtaaaaaaaattatttttataaaaattattttttgcc
This genomic window contains:
- the LOC115966346 gene encoding probable E3 ubiquitin-protein ligase XERICO, coding for MGLVCIAMKIAKSINIRSLLGMLGHIKFIVMVALTRLGLLKPPEQAAETEEHSTSYVLVMDGLTPSLIAVDSLMVLIKKRVPVIEYSGFVERHRALNDDEDVDMEMECSVCLNCVERSHEIRELCNCYHVFHKECLDRWVDEGQIVKRHDEYDV